The proteins below are encoded in one region of Limnochorda pilosa:
- a CDS encoding ATP synthase F0 subunit C: MELLSVALAIALPAMMSAFSQGWATTHAMDSMGRQPEAAGDIRSTLLVALAFMEALTLFAMIVAILVWTKI; this comes from the coding sequence GTGGAGCTTCTCTCGGTAGCCCTCGCCATCGCCTTGCCGGCGATGATGTCCGCATTCAGCCAGGGTTGGGCGACCACTCACGCCATGGACAGCATGGGACGCCAGCCGGAGGCAGCCGGAGACATCCGGTCGACGCTCCTGGTGGCTCTGGCGTTCATGGAGGCCCTGACCCTTTTCGCCATGATCGTAGCCATCCTCGTCTGGACCAAGATCTGA